TTCGTCAACATCTTTTTTTCTTTCTTCTACCTCAAAATCGTTTGGTATATATACATTTCCCGGGTTTGTTTGAGTTGTGTTTTTCATTTTTAGTTTATTTACAAGCTTTGTTATAATAGCCATTTTCTCACCACCTTTATTGAAATAATGTTTTTTGTAAGGCTTGGACAAATGAGTATTTGCCTTTTATTTTATTATGATGATTTTTAATTTTGTTATTACTTCCTTTATAATACATATTTTCTAAAGTATAGTTAATTTTTAAAATAAATATCCATTAACTAAATCAGCAGTTTTGAATAACATAATGTAGATAGCTTTTACAACTGGCGGAGGTAGAAAATGGAGTATATATGCGAATTAAAAAATATCTCTAAAAGATTTCATACAATAAATAATGAAACAAAAGCTTTAGAAGATTTGTCTTTAAGAGTAAAAAAGGGAGAAATTGTGTCTATTGTAGGCCCGTCAGGGTCAGGAAAATCAACTGTATTGAATTTAATTGCAGGTCTGGAAGAACCATCTGCGGGTCAAATAAAGGTAAATACCGACAGTATAGGTTTTATGTTTCAAAAAGATCAGCTCTATGAATGGAGGAATATATATAAAAACTGTCTATTAGGACTGGAAGTAAAAAAAATGGCTACAGAGGAAAACAAAAATAAGGTGATGAATATGCTGAAAAATTATGGATTGTATAGTTTTAGAAACCATTATCCTAGTCAGCTGTCTGGGGGCATGAGGCAGAGGGCGGCTTTGGTGCGAACATTGGCTGTAGAACCGGATTTGCTGCTGCTGGATGAACCTTTTTCGGCCTTAGATTATCAAACAAGATTATCTGTAGGAAATGAAGTTGGACAGATATTGAGAAAAGAAAAGATTACTACTGTATTGGTAACGCATGACATTCCGGAAGCTGTAAGTATTTCTGACAGAGTCATTGTATTTACTGAAAGGCCTGCAAGGGTAAAGAAAGATTATGAAATAAAATTTGATGAATGCGAAGGAGGAAGAACCCCGATGAAATGCAGAAATACTTTGGAGTTTGGAGAATATTTCAGACAGATATGGAGGGATTTGGATGCGGGAGAAAATTAAGGCTGAGCCGATAAATATGTCTAAGGAGCATGAGCAATATTTAAGATCAATAAAAAAAGAAAAGAGTTTTATAAAGATAATGCAAATATTGATATTTGTTATTTTTATTGCTTTGTGGGAGTGGGCAGCAGTTAATAATCATGTAGATAGATTTTTAACTAGCACTCCAAGCGCAATTTTTGAACTTATTGTTAAATTTATAGAAGATGGAAGCCTCTTTAAACATTTATACGTGTCAACAACGGAAACAATCGCTGGTTTTTTTGTTGGAACAATCGCAGGTCTTTTAATGGCAATTTTATTATGGTGGTTTGAGCGGCTTGCTAAAATAACAGATCCCTATATTGTGATACTGAACAGTCTGCCAAAGACAGCGCTGGCACCCATAATAATTTTGTGGGCCGGAATGGGTTTTTCAGGTATAGTGGTTACCGCTGCATCCATATCTGTTGTTGTTACAACAATGACATTGTATACAGGATTTACAAGCGTGGAGAAGGATAAAATAGTATTGCTTAAAACCATGGGAGCAAATAAATATCAAATTTTAAAAAAAGTTATTATTCCCGCTAACATACCGAGCATTATGAGCGTAATAAGAGTGAATATAGGGTTGTCGTGGATAGGGGTAATTGTCGGAGAGTTTCTTGTTTCAAAGGCAGGTATCGGATATCTCATATTGTACGGAAGCCAGACATTTAAACTTGACTTGGTTATGATGGGGGTTTTTGTACTGGGAGTTATAGCTGCAATAATGTACTTTTTTGCTGCATGGCTGGAGAAAAAGGTAATAAAGTATTGAATAACAGCATTCTTTGTTATATAATTAATAACTAGACAAATTTTTATACAATATGACAGCACAATGAGGTGTACTATGGAATTAGGAGATAAGGTAAGATCATTAAGGCTTAAACAAAAAATCAGCATAGAGCAGCTTTCTGTAATGACCGGGTTGAGTAAAGGGCTAATAAGCCAGATAGAAAGAGATATTACGGGGCCTTCAGTTGCATCATTGTGGAAGATTTCGAAAGCTTTGAATGTGACCATGAATTATTTCTTTGATGAATATGATGATTTTAATAAAGTTGTCAGAAAAAATGAAAGAAAAAAAATAATGATGAAAAATGGAGACAGGACTTATGAACTGCTTAGTCCTAATCTTAAAAAACAAATAGAAATGTTGTGGATTGAAATTGAGCCTAATGAATCTAATTCTGAAGACCTGATAAGCCATGAGGGCGAAGAGTGCGGCGTTGTTATTAAGGGTAATCTTCAAGTTTTATCAGGTGATAAAGTTTACAATCTTGAAGAAGGGGACAGCATATATCTTGACAGTACCATACCACACAGATATATAAATCCAGGTTCCGAACAGTCAGTTTCCATATGGGCAATGGTACCTCCAAGTTTCTAGATGTGTGGAAATTGAAGCCGTATGGAGTTGAATAAATATTAATTATTGAATAGTATATTTTAAGCTTTGCATTAACCCCAGATTTTTTATTCTGGGGTTGTTTTATATCATAAAATATTTTTTATAGTCTGCTTGGATGAGAGCGAAGCTTGTAATTGCATGAGAAAGCGCTATGTAAATGCCTCTTGGACATACAATTCATAAAATCAAAATAAGTTCAATAAAATGAAAAAAACGTTGACATGGTTTTTATAATATACTATACTTGTAATATATTCAATATATTGAACACAGTAAAACAATTATAGGAGGATTTATATGTCTAATTCATTTATCAGTCCTGATAACTTATGGGTGCTATGGGCAATAGTAACAGGATGGGCAGCTTTCAGTATTTACTTAGAGCAAAAATACAAATGGGCTGCAAAGGTTTCGGGTGCTATAATAGCACTGGTGGGAGCAATGACTCTGTCTAACCTTAATATTATACCAACCGATTCATCAGTATATGATGTGATATGGAGTTATGTAGTCCCTCTTGCAATTCCGCTACTGCTTCTTCAATGTAATATAAAGAAAATATGGAAAGAAAGCGGACGAATATTGCTGATTTTTTTAATAGGAGCAATTGGTACAGTTGCGGGTTCAACAGCAGGGTTTTATTTGCTGGGAAAACATGTTCCGTATCTTGCTGAAATAACAGGCATGATGACAGGCTCATATATCGGCGGAGGGGTAAACTTTGTTGCTCTGGCTGATTCGTTTGAAATTCCGGGAGAGATGGTATCTGCAACTATTGTAGCAGATAACATGCTGATGGCGCTGTATTTTCTGGCATTGATTGCAATTCCATCTTTAAAATTATTTAGAAAACACTTCAGACATCCGTATATTGATAAGGTTGAAAGTATTGAAACTTCTGAAGGTGAAACCAGTGCAGCAGCATTTTGGAAAGGAAAGGACATTTCTTTGAAGGATATTGCTTATGCAGTGGCTACAAGTTTTATTATAGTAGCTGTATCTTCTGAAGTATCAAAATTATTAGCGGAAATTATACCAACTTCTAATTTTCTGCTTAAACTATTTAATGTTATGCTGGGCAATCAATACTTGATTATTACTACGCTTACCATGCTGCTGGCAACTTTTATGCCCGGATTCTTTGGAAATATTCAAGGCGCTCAGGAAATAGGAACATTTTTAATTTACTTGTTCTTTGTTGTTATAGGAGTTCCTGCTTCTATTCCGCTGATTATTCAAAATTCACCCCTATTGCTTTTGTTCTGCGGAGTAATTGTTATCATTAACATGACGGTGTCATTTGGAATAGGAAGATTGTTCAATTTCAGCGTCGAAGAAATAGTGTTGGCATCAAATGCGAATATTGGAGGACCTACAACTGCTGCAGCAATGGCTATATCTAAAGGATGGAACGATTTAGTTGCTCCTATTATGTTAGTAGGAACCTTTGGGTATGTTATAGGAACGTATTCGGGAATTATATTGGGAAACTTTTTAATGTAAGGAGATATTTATAATGATTTTTGACGGCCATTCAGATATCTGGTCAGATGTTACCAAAAAAACCTTAGATGGTGAAAAGGATATTTTAAGAAAGTACCATTTAAAAAAGCTACGTAAAGGAAGGATATCGGGCAGTATTTTTGTAATTTGGGTTGATCCGCCTTATACGGATAATCCATATAAAAGAACTATGGAAATAATGGACTCAATAAATAAGGAACTAGAATTCTGCAAGAAAGAGTTAATAATTGCCAAATCTTATGAAGATATAGGCAAAGCTGTTGAGGAAGATAAGTTTTATATATTTATTGGACTGGAGGGGCTTAGCAGTATAGGCGGCAACCTTGAGTTAATTGATTCATACTATGATTTTGGTGCAAGACATGCATCGTTAACTTGGAATGAAGAAAATCTGCTTGCTACCGGAGTTAAGGGAAATCCGGATAGGGGACTCTCGGAACTTGGGAAAAAAGCTGTTGAAAAAATCAACAAAAAAAACATGCTTATGGATGTTTCTCACTTGAATGAAAAGTCGTTTTGGGATGTGGTTAGTACGACAGACGCTCCTATAATCGCTTCACATTCAAATTGCAGAGCCTTATGTAATGTTCCAAGAAACTTAACGGATGATCAGCTAAAAAAAATTGCAGAGACTGATGGATTGGTAGGCATTAATTCATTTAATCAGTTTGTCCATAAAGATAAGAATAAACAAAATGTAGAAATGCTTGTAAGGCATGTCGCTCATATGGCTGAAATTATGGGAACCGATCATATAGGTGTGGGCATGGATTATTGTGACTTTTTAGATGATAGCTCAATGAACAGCTTCAGTTCACAAGAAACTTCGTATACAAGAGGTCTTGAGGATGCTTCTAAGAGCTATAACATTATTGAAGAAATGAGGAAAGCAGGATTTTCAAAAGAAGAAATTGAAAAGATTGCATACAAAAACTTCCACAGAGTTATAAAAACTGTAATAAAGTAGCTGCATTTAATTTTATCTTTAAAGTATGCTATTTATAAATCTGAAACCCGCTTTAGGCGGGTTTTTCATTTTGTGAAAGCAATGTTTTGAATATGCTTGCAACAAAGACATATAATATCAAATGCACTAAAAAAATTGAATAAAGCACAATATTATGCTAAACTAAATGCATATTAAACAGAAAGGAAACATACTATGAACGCGACACAAATAATTTATCCGTTAATATTTATATTTGCTGTTTATTTTGTTTTTTCAAATTTTAAGAAAACTCTTAAGCAGAAAAAAGAAAATATGAAGCCGTTGCTTTACCTTGATCAGGATGATAAGACAAGACATAATATAAGTGCTATCGTAATCATACTTGTAGTTGCTTTAGCTGTATTTTTGATTTCCGGAGCAATACGTACAAACAGCTTAAATCTTGAAGGATTTTTTTCAATGGTACTTTTGCCGCTGCTTATGGTGTTTTTGTACATACCTTTGACAAAAAAGACCATGATTTCAACTTTAGGAATCCATAAGAGAGGAGCATTGATAAGGTGGGAAGAGATTAAAGGCATTAACTATTTAAAGCCTAACGATAAAAATCAGGTTAAGGCAAAAATAATATATGTTTTTGCAGGGAGAGATACAACAATGGAACTTACATTTAATAAGGGTGATTCACAGCTTGATATTTTTAAGGAGACAGCAAAAGAATACAGAAACATAAAGAAGAAGGAAAAGAAAAGTGGAAAATAAATTTATTGATAGTCATGTCCATTTAGATGATGAAAAGTTTGATCATGATAGAGAAGCTCTGATAAGCTCTCTTTATGAAAATGGAATCGAACTTGTTTTAAATCCGGGATCTGATTTAGATACGTCAAAAGCGGCAGTAGGATTAGCCGATAAATATCCGTTTATATTTGCAGCTGTTGGGTGTCATCCTCATGATTCAAGGCTTATGAATGATGATACAATGGATGCATTCAGGAGACTTTCTGAAAATAAAAAAGTATTGGGAATAGGTGAAATAGGTCTTGATTATTATTATGACAATTCCGATAGAGAAACACAGAAAATATGGTTTAGAGAGCAGATAAGACTGGCTAAGGAGCTTGATCTGCCGTACATAGTTCATGACAGAGATGCACACGAAGATGTTTTGAAAATTATGAAAGAAGAGCACTATTCAGGAACGAGAGGAATACTTCATTGTTATTCGAGCAGTGTTGAAATGGCAAAAGAATTTATTAAACTGGGGTTTTATATTTCTTTAGGAGGACCGGTTACTTTCAAGAAGTCAAAGACTCCAAAGCATGTGGCAAAAGAGGTGCCGCTTGACAAACTGCTGATAGAGACCGACTGCCCTTACCTTGCTCCAGAGCCGTTTAGAGGAAAAAGAAATGAACCTAAGCATGTTAAATTTGTTGCTGAGGAAATAGCACGTATAAGGGAAGTAAGCACAGATTTAATTGCGGAAAAAACAAAGGAAAATTTTTATAGGTTATTTAATTTAAAGCAGGAGAGTTAAGCTATGACATTGCTTCCAAGAAGTTTTTACGATAGGGATGCACGGTTGGTGGCAGAAGATTTAATAGGCAAGGTGATAGTGCGCAGTTATGAAGACAATGTTATTAAGGTAAGAATAACAGAAACCGAAGCATATATTGCCGATATTGATAAAGCAAGTCACGGATATGGCGGAAAAGTAAC
Above is a window of Sedimentibacter sp. MB35-C1 DNA encoding:
- a CDS encoding TatD family hydrolase translates to MENKFIDSHVHLDDEKFDHDREALISSLYENGIELVLNPGSDLDTSKAAVGLADKYPFIFAAVGCHPHDSRLMNDDTMDAFRRLSENKKVLGIGEIGLDYYYDNSDRETQKIWFREQIRLAKELDLPYIVHDRDAHEDVLKIMKEEHYSGTRGILHCYSSSVEMAKEFIKLGFYISLGGPVTFKKSKTPKHVAKEVPLDKLLIETDCPYLAPEPFRGKRNEPKHVKFVAEEIARIREVSTDLIAEKTKENFYRLFNLKQES
- a CDS encoding ABC transporter permease, translating into MREKIKAEPINMSKEHEQYLRSIKKEKSFIKIMQILIFVIFIALWEWAAVNNHVDRFLTSTPSAIFELIVKFIEDGSLFKHLYVSTTETIAGFFVGTIAGLLMAILLWWFERLAKITDPYIVILNSLPKTALAPIIILWAGMGFSGIVVTAASISVVVTTMTLYTGFTSVEKDKIVLLKTMGANKYQILKKVIIPANIPSIMSVIRVNIGLSWIGVIVGEFLVSKAGIGYLILYGSQTFKLDLVMMGVFVLGVIAAIMYFFAAWLEKKVIKY
- a CDS encoding DUF3787 domain-containing protein, with product MAIITKLVNKLKMKNTTQTNPGNVYIPNDFEVEERKKDVDENQK
- a CDS encoding DUF819 domain-containing protein, whose translation is MSNSFISPDNLWVLWAIVTGWAAFSIYLEQKYKWAAKVSGAIIALVGAMTLSNLNIIPTDSSVYDVIWSYVVPLAIPLLLLQCNIKKIWKESGRILLIFLIGAIGTVAGSTAGFYLLGKHVPYLAEITGMMTGSYIGGGVNFVALADSFEIPGEMVSATIVADNMLMALYFLALIAIPSLKLFRKHFRHPYIDKVESIETSEGETSAAAFWKGKDISLKDIAYAVATSFIIVAVSSEVSKLLAEIIPTSNFLLKLFNVMLGNQYLIITTLTMLLATFMPGFFGNIQGAQEIGTFLIYLFFVVIGVPASIPLIIQNSPLLLLFCGVIVIINMTVSFGIGRLFNFSVEEIVLASNANIGGPTTAAAMAISKGWNDLVAPIMLVGTFGYVIGTYSGIILGNFLM
- a CDS encoding dipeptidase gives rise to the protein MIFDGHSDIWSDVTKKTLDGEKDILRKYHLKKLRKGRISGSIFVIWVDPPYTDNPYKRTMEIMDSINKELEFCKKELIIAKSYEDIGKAVEEDKFYIFIGLEGLSSIGGNLELIDSYYDFGARHASLTWNEENLLATGVKGNPDRGLSELGKKAVEKINKKNMLMDVSHLNEKSFWDVVSTTDAPIIASHSNCRALCNVPRNLTDDQLKKIAETDGLVGINSFNQFVHKDKNKQNVEMLVRHVAHMAEIMGTDHIGVGMDYCDFLDDSSMNSFSSQETSYTRGLEDASKSYNIIEEMRKAGFSKEEIEKIAYKNFHRVIKTVIK
- a CDS encoding cupin domain-containing protein; translated protein: MELGDKVRSLRLKQKISIEQLSVMTGLSKGLISQIERDITGPSVASLWKISKALNVTMNYFFDEYDDFNKVVRKNERKKIMMKNGDRTYELLSPNLKKQIEMLWIEIEPNESNSEDLISHEGEECGVVIKGNLQVLSGDKVYNLEEGDSIYLDSTIPHRYINPGSEQSVSIWAMVPPSF
- a CDS encoding ABC transporter ATP-binding protein translates to MEYICELKNISKRFHTINNETKALEDLSLRVKKGEIVSIVGPSGSGKSTVLNLIAGLEEPSAGQIKVNTDSIGFMFQKDQLYEWRNIYKNCLLGLEVKKMATEENKNKVMNMLKNYGLYSFRNHYPSQLSGGMRQRAALVRTLAVEPDLLLLDEPFSALDYQTRLSVGNEVGQILRKEKITTVLVTHDIPEAVSISDRVIVFTERPARVKKDYEIKFDECEGGRTPMKCRNTLEFGEYFRQIWRDLDAGEN